Proteins encoded in a region of the Mucilaginibacter sabulilitoris genome:
- a CDS encoding S9 family peptidase: MKKLLTFLFLLNSVGLFAQKLDTLTIEKIMRDPQWIGVSPSNIRWSDDSKKIYFDWNPNKTSSDELYAITPDNTKPQKVSMAERRSLTTAEGDWNKSYTRKVFEKNGDLFLEDIKTGKVIQLTNTQQQEDAPVFSGDESEVIFKQGSNLFALKLNGGQLKQLTSFVHSAPNNKNNTPLNDQQAWLKKQQLELFDIIKKEAKEAKQDSVNKADLEPQKIKELVIGDDKVNSVKISPDMRYVTYRLVKAADGVKNAIVPNYVTSSGFTEDIPNRSKVGRPSATSETFIFDTHRQAVYPVLTKDIPGIKDLPDYLKDYPGELAERKQLNADRKINIEGPFWSANSKNTVVIINAHDNKDRWIMRLDPVTGKLTLLDRQRDEAWIGGPGIEDSPTGNIGFIDDTHFYFQSEASGYSHIYVVDVVSGVKKQLTSGKWEVQTLQLSKDKKIFYFTANIDHPGITHFYSIPVSGGNPVKITSIKGGSEVSLSPDEKWLAIRYSYSNKPWELYVQPNKPGVKAIQVTHSLTAEFQSYPWRDPEIITFKNRYGNDVYARQYLPKNPDPAKPAVVFVHGAGYLQEVTYSWSYYFREYMFNNMLADNGYTVLDIDYTASAGYGRDWRTGIYRHMGGKDLTDQADGVKYLIDKYGINPKHVGLYGGSYGGFITLMAMFTEPDVWAAGGAIRSVTDWAHYNHEYTSNILNEPFTDENAYRKSSPIYFANGLKGNLLMLHGMVDQNVNYQDIIRLTQKLIELHKENWELASYPVEDHGFEQPSSWTDEYKRIFKLFEQTLKK, encoded by the coding sequence CGCAGAAAGTAAGTATGGCCGAACGACGCAGTTTAACTACCGCAGAAGGCGATTGGAATAAAAGCTATACCCGGAAAGTTTTTGAGAAGAACGGAGATCTGTTTCTGGAGGATATAAAAACAGGCAAGGTAATTCAGCTAACCAATACCCAGCAGCAGGAAGATGCACCGGTATTTAGTGGTGATGAAAGTGAGGTGATATTTAAGCAAGGCAGTAATTTGTTTGCCCTAAAACTTAACGGCGGGCAGTTGAAGCAGTTAACCAGTTTTGTGCACTCCGCTCCAAATAATAAAAATAACACGCCACTTAATGATCAGCAGGCATGGCTTAAAAAACAGCAGTTGGAGCTGTTTGATATTATAAAAAAAGAAGCAAAAGAAGCGAAGCAGGATTCGGTTAATAAAGCTGATCTTGAACCGCAAAAAATAAAAGAATTGGTTATAGGCGATGATAAAGTAAACTCAGTGAAGATAAGCCCTGATATGCGATATGTTACCTACAGGTTGGTGAAAGCAGCCGATGGTGTAAAGAATGCCATTGTACCCAATTATGTAACCAGCTCAGGATTCACCGAAGATATTCCTAACCGCTCAAAGGTAGGCAGGCCCTCCGCTACGTCCGAAACATTTATTTTTGATACCCACCGCCAGGCTGTGTACCCGGTGCTCACTAAAGATATACCGGGGATAAAAGACCTGCCCGATTATCTGAAGGACTATCCCGGTGAACTCGCGGAGCGTAAACAGCTTAATGCCGATAGGAAGATTAATATTGAAGGTCCGTTTTGGAGCGCTAACAGCAAAAACACGGTTGTAATAATAAACGCGCATGACAATAAAGACCGCTGGATTATGCGCCTTGACCCGGTAACCGGTAAGTTAACCTTGCTTGACAGACAGCGTGACGAGGCCTGGATAGGTGGCCCTGGCATTGAAGATTCGCCAACCGGCAATATTGGGTTTATCGACGATACGCATTTTTATTTTCAGAGCGAGGCCAGCGGCTATTCGCATATTTATGTAGTTGACGTAGTAAGCGGTGTAAAAAAGCAGCTCACCAGTGGCAAGTGGGAGGTGCAAACCCTGCAGCTGTCAAAAGATAAAAAGATATTTTATTTTACGGCAAACATCGATCATCCGGGCATTACCCATTTTTATAGCATTCCAGTAAGCGGCGGTAACCCTGTTAAAATTACCAGTATAAAAGGCGGTAGCGAAGTATCACTATCGCCTGATGAAAAATGGCTGGCTATCCGGTATTCTTACTCTAATAAACCCTGGGAGCTTTATGTGCAACCTAATAAGCCAGGCGTCAAAGCAATTCAGGTAACCCACTCGCTTACCGCCGAGTTTCAATCGTATCCGTGGCGCGATCCGGAGATCATTACTTTTAAAAACCGATATGGGAATGATGTTTATGCGCGTCAGTATCTGCCCAAAAATCCCGATCCGGCAAAGCCCGCGGTTGTTTTTGTGCACGGTGCAGGCTATTTGCAGGAGGTAACCTACTCGTGGAGCTATTATTTCCGCGAGTATATGTTTAATAATATGCTTGCCGATAATGGTTATACCGTGCTTGATATTGATTATACAGCAAGCGCGGGCTACGGGCGCGACTGGCGTACCGGTATATATCGCCACATGGGCGGCAAAGATTTAACCGATCAGGCCGATGGAGTGAAATATCTGATTGATAAATATGGCATCAATCCTAAACATGTAGGCTTATATGGAGGCTCTTACGGTGGCTTTATTACCCTGATGGCAATGTTTACCGAGCCTGACGTCTGGGCAGCGGGAGGTGCTATCCGTTCGGTAACTGATTGGGCGCATTATAATCATGAGTACACTTCCAATATTTTAAACGAACCTTTTACCGATGAGAACGCATACCGTAAAAGCTCGCCCATATATTTTGCTAATGGCTTAAAAGGGAACCTGCTGATGCTGCACGGTATGGTAGATCAGAATGTAAATTACCAGGACATCATTCGGCTTACGCAAAAATTGATCGAGCTGCATAAGGAAAACTGGGAACTGGCCTCATACCCGGTAGAAGATCATGGCTTTGAACAACCCAGCAGCTGGACGGATGAGTATAAACGGATATTTAAACTGTTTGAGCAAACGTTGAAAAAGTAA